One window from the genome of Lysobacter helvus encodes:
- a CDS encoding prepilin-type N-terminal cleavage/methylation domain-containing protein has translation MTRTHTLRARARGFSLLEVLLAVVLLATGLLALAALQGALARNSADAKIRSRVVALLEADLDTQRSTSYTTVASLGAPITATNPDCSDLTVLNAVEVTACEAGLGNLTLTRTVTQYGGLANGSAFGAGAPVAPSKAEFKQITVTAAWTDAQGQARSANMSTSLSPLALDVNNPLVDNNSGNAPPKSPVVRQADPTTAGMIPIALGNGDSTAASNPTPELVGRNNNQQLVGTKFNVLTYTPSGTMAVIQQRIETEVLKCTCQYGAGGNNLGEIYRASQWPAVWTGKRYDVYIPDTATTAPGQQYASGPKAGVSQSPLCQECCRDHHDNPADSTNAKFDPEATGTTYQKYDLNGSNQLVNAGNTTSSTYVDSCRIIRVDGFWRTAADMYSRQFGLLETETVQGVQAKTGLPTTAATTAYTTYVKDYLKQYDGTSASAPTNAQSMYDDSARGLNNPATITISTPSTTDYRYLHARGLYVDHLEKQARETLAKALADKRAQGQCAAGSSTLPDCVLPYLPFTTVNMTEIADWDASDDTVLAVNTGNLLSLNPSQPSGGRAYGVKVGTSNNTASVRTSNSGVAVSSIIPAATDKLGDEPLVSDLQAYTVGGATTPPTGDEFYIALSGGGTNPYAFYVIASDTGECVKPTSGNRRCSTNSALPAAGSIRLEHYWQETTIATAASTVLGSVQCTYNGSAVTIATNGQNANIDVPSFRNYVVTGVTGGTGASIGLPVNDTKATETTTISFTALPKNGTITVTLAEQSGSPIKAVLTACTATKQGNNYYFETGTWTKSWLAP, from the coding sequence ATGACTCGCACACACACTCTTCGCGCCCGGGCCCGCGGTTTCTCGCTGCTCGAAGTGCTCCTCGCCGTCGTGCTGCTCGCGACCGGCCTGCTCGCGCTCGCCGCGTTGCAGGGCGCGCTGGCGCGCAACTCGGCGGACGCCAAGATCCGGTCGCGCGTGGTCGCGCTGCTCGAGGCGGACCTCGACACGCAACGGTCCACGTCATACACCACCGTCGCGTCGCTGGGCGCGCCGATCACGGCGACCAACCCGGATTGCTCCGACCTCACCGTGCTCAACGCGGTGGAAGTGACCGCCTGCGAAGCGGGCCTAGGCAACCTCACGCTCACGCGCACCGTCACGCAGTACGGCGGCCTCGCCAACGGCAGCGCGTTCGGTGCCGGCGCGCCGGTGGCGCCCAGCAAGGCGGAGTTCAAGCAGATCACCGTCACCGCGGCATGGACCGACGCGCAGGGCCAGGCGCGCAGCGCCAACATGAGCACCTCGCTCAGCCCGCTCGCGCTGGACGTCAACAATCCGCTCGTCGACAACAATTCCGGCAACGCGCCGCCGAAGTCGCCGGTCGTGCGCCAGGCCGATCCCACCACCGCCGGCATGATCCCGATCGCGCTGGGCAACGGTGACTCGACCGCCGCGTCCAACCCGACGCCGGAACTCGTGGGCCGCAACAACAACCAGCAGCTGGTCGGCACCAAGTTCAACGTGCTCACCTACACGCCGTCGGGCACGATGGCCGTCATCCAGCAGCGCATCGAAACCGAAGTGCTCAAGTGCACGTGCCAGTACGGCGCGGGCGGCAACAACCTCGGCGAGATCTATCGCGCGTCGCAATGGCCGGCCGTGTGGACCGGCAAGCGCTACGACGTGTACATCCCGGACACCGCCACCACCGCGCCGGGCCAGCAGTACGCGTCCGGCCCGAAGGCGGGTGTCTCGCAGAGCCCGCTGTGCCAGGAATGCTGCCGCGACCACCACGACAACCCGGCGGACAGCACCAACGCGAAGTTCGATCCGGAAGCCACGGGCACCACGTACCAGAAGTACGACCTCAACGGCTCCAACCAGCTCGTCAACGCGGGCAACACCACCTCGTCCACGTACGTCGACTCGTGCCGCATCATCCGCGTCGACGGGTTCTGGCGCACGGCGGCCGACATGTATTCGCGCCAGTTCGGCCTGCTGGAAACCGAAACGGTGCAGGGCGTCCAGGCCAAGACCGGCCTGCCGACGACCGCCGCCACCACGGCGTACACCACCTACGTCAAGGACTACCTCAAGCAGTACGACGGGACGTCCGCGAGCGCGCCGACCAACGCGCAGTCGATGTACGACGACTCCGCGCGCGGCCTCAACAACCCGGCCACGATCACGATCAGCACGCCGTCCACCACGGACTATCGCTACCTGCATGCCCGTGGCCTGTACGTCGACCATCTTGAAAAGCAGGCACGCGAAACGCTGGCCAAGGCGTTGGCCGACAAGCGCGCGCAGGGCCAGTGCGCCGCGGGCAGCTCCACGTTGCCGGACTGCGTGCTGCCGTACCTGCCGTTCACCACGGTCAACATGACCGAAATCGCCGACTGGGATGCGTCCGACGACACGGTGCTCGCCGTCAACACCGGCAACCTGCTGTCGCTCAATCCGTCGCAGCCTTCGGGCGGTCGCGCGTACGGCGTCAAGGTCGGCACGTCGAACAACACCGCCTCGGTGCGCACGTCCAACTCCGGCGTCGCGGTGAGTTCGATCATCCCGGCCGCGACCGACAAGCTGGGCGACGAACCCCTGGTCAGCGACCTGCAGGCGTACACGGTGGGCGGCGCCACCACGCCGCCGACCGGCGACGAGTTCTACATCGCGCTGTCCGGTGGCGGCACCAACCCGTACGCCTTCTACGTGATCGCCAGCGACACCGGCGAGTGCGTCAAGCCGACCTCGGGCAACCGTCGCTGCTCCACCAACTCCGCGCTGCCCGCGGCGGGTTCGATCCGCCTCGAGCACTACTGGCAGGAAACGACGATCGCCACCGCGGCCAGCACCGTGCTGGGCAGCGTGCAGTGCACGTACAACGGATCGGCCGTCACCATCGCCACCAACGGCCAGAACGCGAACATCGACGTGCCTTCGTTCCGCAACTACGTCGTGACTGGCGTTACCGGCGGGACGGGCGCGAGCATCGGCCTCCCGGTCAACGACACGAAGGCCACGGAAACCACCACGATCTCGTTCACCGCCCTGCCGAAGAACGGCACGATCACCGTGACCCTCGCGGAGCAGTCGGGAAGCCCGATCAAGGCGGTCCTGACGGCGTGCACGGCCACGAAGCAGGGCAACAACTACTACTTCGAAACGGGCACGTGGACCAAGTCGTGGCTGGCGCCCTGA
- a CDS encoding TonB-dependent receptor encodes MTDRNRVRLSKLSLALIAALAAAPAFAQSTSAGVGGRVVGADGQPVAGAEVTIVHAESGTVSRAVTDANGRYAARGLRVGGPYTVTVNKADAGTRSQENVFLGLDKVAEVDLSLAPAQQLNTITVVGASTQFQPDNKGISTNMSREDMDRMPSPDRSIQNIVRADPRVVVTDRDRGAFSANGQNFRYNSITVDTINAGDPFGLNDNGLPTKGTPISQDAIQEYNISTANYDVATRRGVGATINAVTKSGTNDFHGSAYYVYQNASSMVGENASGKKWEGYDKDRTLGLTFGGPIVKDKLFFFLSLEKQKKDGIGSITGPAESNATLKVPGISQTFIDSVIATAQARGLTPGDNGQAPDMDTKRGLVKFDWNINDAHRASLRLSQTKEFEPIVTNGTVTGSSPRLALSSNWYVLDKKSTSYALSFYDDWSENFSTEASVGYSEFNQDRDPMVGGHQPAVLVRVNGTTGPGIFLGTEPPTHANRLNVETWNGYFAGSWYLGDHVVKGGLDYQSDKIYNLFLQQYNGNYEFNNLADFQNGVYNRYQLATPAPGYTLNNVAALLTMKQYGFFLQDTWQASDKLSLQYGLRYDVPKISPDPTYNPCFAAPPGTLGDLGPCGLRANTAVGSNTASATGGYGYPNTGTIDGNSIVQPRASFNYTINDKMQLRGGAGLFVSNTPAVWVANPYSNNGVAVSTYDIGRFNPATPTVTPPFSPNGSTQTVPGVTLTDPGLGTSSMTLAVVDPDFKLPTVAKYTLGFDMQLPFLDSVFTVEGQYIDTVHGIKYDNINLGAPTGVLPDGRLTYQRTPNGTTTGTGGANPARWNANPSFGQNILLTNTDKGHAENLTFSWKKPFANDWSAMVAYTISDATDVNPGTSSVASSSYGNRDWINPNDDYEATSNYSIPQRLIGQVTWEHAFWGEHKTRVSAFYDGHSGAPYSWVFFNDVNGDTSFRDLAYIPVNRGDVSFAPGTSQASIDSFFNYIANNDQLVRQQGGIFDRNEGRAPWVNQIDLSLAQELPGFGEGHKAEIRLDIFNFLNLLNKDWGVEHRASFPLERTLATVAGIDAQGHYIYNINAQLDAFGNYAPAPLPVNENFNPSQRWAANVTLRYEF; translated from the coding sequence ATGACTGATCGTAACCGCGTCCGGCTGTCCAAGCTGTCGTTGGCGCTGATCGCTGCACTCGCTGCAGCCCCCGCATTCGCGCAGAGCACGTCCGCCGGTGTCGGCGGTCGCGTCGTCGGTGCGGACGGCCAGCCGGTCGCCGGCGCCGAAGTCACCATCGTGCACGCCGAATCCGGCACCGTCAGCCGCGCCGTCACGGACGCGAACGGTCGTTACGCTGCGCGCGGCCTGCGCGTCGGCGGCCCGTACACCGTCACGGTGAACAAGGCCGATGCCGGCACGCGTTCGCAGGAAAACGTGTTCCTGGGCCTGGACAAGGTGGCTGAAGTCGACCTCTCGCTCGCCCCGGCGCAGCAGCTCAACACGATCACCGTCGTCGGCGCCTCGACGCAGTTCCAGCCCGACAACAAGGGCATCAGCACCAACATGTCGCGCGAAGACATGGACCGCATGCCGTCGCCGGATCGTTCGATCCAGAACATCGTGCGTGCCGATCCCCGCGTCGTTGTCACCGACCGCGACCGCGGCGCGTTCTCGGCCAACGGCCAGAACTTCCGCTACAACAGCATCACCGTCGACACGATCAACGCCGGCGACCCCTTCGGCCTGAACGACAACGGCCTGCCGACCAAGGGCACGCCGATCTCGCAGGACGCGATCCAGGAATACAACATCTCCACCGCCAACTACGACGTGGCCACGCGCCGCGGCGTGGGCGCGACGATCAACGCCGTCACCAAGTCGGGCACCAACGACTTCCACGGCTCGGCGTATTACGTCTACCAGAACGCTTCGAGCATGGTCGGCGAGAACGCCAGCGGCAAGAAGTGGGAAGGCTACGACAAGGACCGCACGCTCGGCCTGACCTTCGGCGGCCCGATCGTGAAGGACAAGCTGTTCTTCTTCCTCTCGCTCGAGAAGCAGAAGAAGGACGGCATCGGTTCTATCACCGGCCCGGCCGAATCCAACGCGACGCTGAAGGTCCCGGGCATCTCGCAGACCTTCATCGACAGCGTCATCGCCACCGCGCAGGCGCGCGGCCTGACGCCGGGCGACAACGGCCAGGCGCCGGACATGGACACCAAGCGTGGCCTGGTCAAGTTCGACTGGAACATCAATGACGCGCACCGCGCCAGCCTGCGCCTGAGCCAGACGAAGGAATTCGAACCCATCGTCACCAACGGCACCGTGACCGGTTCGTCGCCGCGCCTGGCGCTGTCGTCCAACTGGTACGTGCTCGACAAGAAGTCGACCAGCTACGCCCTGAGCTTCTACGACGACTGGTCCGAGAACTTCTCGACCGAAGCGTCGGTGGGCTACAGCGAATTCAACCAGGACCGCGACCCGATGGTCGGCGGCCACCAGCCGGCCGTGCTCGTGCGCGTCAACGGCACGACGGGCCCGGGCATCTTCCTCGGCACCGAGCCGCCGACCCACGCCAACCGCCTCAACGTGGAAACCTGGAACGGTTACTTCGCGGGCAGCTGGTACCTCGGCGACCACGTGGTCAAGGGTGGCCTGGATTACCAGAGCGACAAGATCTACAACCTGTTCCTGCAGCAGTACAACGGCAACTACGAGTTCAACAACCTCGCCGACTTCCAGAACGGCGTGTACAACCGTTACCAGCTCGCCACGCCGGCGCCGGGTTACACGCTCAACAACGTCGCCGCGCTGCTGACGATGAAGCAGTACGGCTTCTTCCTGCAGGACACGTGGCAGGCCAGCGACAAGCTGTCGCTGCAGTACGGCCTGCGCTACGACGTGCCGAAGATCTCGCCGGACCCGACGTACAACCCGTGCTTCGCCGCGCCCCCGGGCACCCTGGGTGACCTCGGCCCGTGCGGCCTGCGCGCCAACACGGCCGTCGGTTCCAACACGGCGTCGGCCACGGGCGGCTACGGCTACCCGAACACCGGCACGATCGACGGCAACTCGATCGTCCAGCCGCGCGCGTCGTTCAACTACACCATCAACGACAAGATGCAGCTGCGCGGTGGTGCAGGCCTGTTCGTGTCGAACACGCCGGCCGTGTGGGTCGCCAACCCGTACTCGAACAACGGCGTCGCCGTGTCCACGTACGACATCGGCCGCTTCAACCCGGCCACCCCGACCGTCACGCCGCCCTTCAGCCCGAACGGCAGCACGCAGACCGTGCCGGGCGTGACGCTGACCGACCCGGGCCTGGGCACCTCCTCGATGACGCTCGCCGTCGTCGATCCGGACTTCAAGCTGCCGACCGTCGCCAAGTACACCCTCGGCTTCGACATGCAGCTGCCGTTCCTGGATTCGGTGTTCACCGTCGAAGGCCAGTACATCGACACCGTGCACGGCATCAAGTACGACAACATCAACCTCGGCGCGCCGACCGGCGTGCTGCCGGATGGTCGCCTGACGTACCAGCGCACCCCGAACGGCACGACCACCGGCACCGGTGGCGCCAACCCGGCCCGCTGGAACGCCAACCCCTCGTTCGGCCAGAACATCCTGCTGACCAACACGGACAAGGGCCACGCCGAAAACCTGACCTTCTCGTGGAAGAAGCCGTTCGCCAACGATTGGTCCGCCATGGTGGCGTACACGATCAGCGACGCGACGGACGTCAACCCGGGCACCAGCTCGGTCGCCAGCTCCTCGTACGGCAACCGCGACTGGATCAACCCGAACGACGACTACGAAGCCACGTCGAATTACTCGATCCCGCAGCGCCTGATCGGCCAGGTCACGTGGGAACACGCGTTCTGGGGCGAGCACAAGACGCGCGTGTCGGCGTTCTATGACGGCCACTCCGGCGCGCCGTACAGCTGGGTGTTCTTCAACGACGTCAACGGCGACACCTCGTTCCGCGACCTGGCCTACATCCCGGTCAACCGCGGCGACGTGTCGTTCGCCCCGGGCACCAGCCAGGCCTCGATCGACTCGTTCTTCAACTACATCGCGAACAACGACCAGCTGGTGCGCCAGCAGGGCGGCATCTTCGACCGCAACGAAGGTCGCGCGCCGTGGGTGAACCAGATCGACCTGTCGCTGGCGCAGGAGCTCCCGGGCTTCGGCGAAGGCCACAAGGCGGAAATCCGCCTCGACATCTTCAACTTCCTCAACCTGCTCAACAAGGATTGGGGCGTCGAGCACCGCGCGAGCTTCCCGCTCGAGCGCACGCTGGCGACGGTTGCGGGCATCGATGCGCAGGGCCACTACATCTACAACATCAATGCCCAGCTGGACGCGTTCGGCAACTACGCGCCGGCGCCGCTGCCGGTCAACGAGAACTTCAACCCGTCGCAGCGTTGGGCGGCGAACGTGACGCTCCGTTACGAGTTCTGA
- a CDS encoding prepilin-type N-terminal cleavage/methylation domain-containing protein, which translates to MRAMQRQSGTAQDGFTLLELMVAVAVFIVLSALAAPSFITYLDKARVRGAADSVVNQIGQARQVAVKFDRSVSLSTTGTGATWCLGANQAATPTVGSQTGAPVACDCTQASACMVDSREMVIGNVQHPGVTLSSAASELVFDGRLGARSDAFTGDADASSFDLTSQSGRYVLTVSVSPLGQASVCSKSGNILGYPTC; encoded by the coding sequence ATGCGCGCCATGCAACGCCAATCCGGTACTGCGCAAGACGGCTTCACGCTCCTGGAGCTGATGGTCGCGGTCGCCGTTTTCATCGTCCTCTCCGCGCTCGCGGCACCGAGCTTCATCACCTATCTGGACAAGGCGCGCGTGCGCGGCGCCGCGGATTCGGTGGTCAACCAGATCGGGCAGGCGCGGCAGGTCGCGGTCAAGTTCGATCGCAGCGTGTCGTTGTCCACCACCGGCACCGGCGCCACGTGGTGCCTCGGCGCCAACCAGGCGGCAACGCCCACCGTCGGCAGCCAGACGGGTGCCCCGGTCGCGTGCGATTGCACGCAGGCCAGCGCGTGCATGGTCGACAGCCGCGAGATGGTGATCGGCAACGTGCAGCATCCCGGCGTGACGCTCAGCTCCGCCGCGTCGGAACTCGTGTTCGACGGCCGCCTCGGTGCGCGCTCCGACGCCTTCACCGGCGATGCCGATGCCAGCAGCTTCGATCTCACGTCGCAGTCGGGGCGCTACGTGCTCACGGTGAGCGTCTCGCCGCTGGGCCAGGCCTCCGTCTGCAGCAAGTCCGGCAACATCCTGGGGTATCCGACATGCTGA
- a CDS encoding type IV pilin protein, with translation MIVVAVIAILAIIAIPQYVEHVRKGKRAEAMQAIGDMQLREERWRADNPTYGTLDQLTGNAANSTAYNASLKYYTVSTTIVAATAPTTYVLTATRKGDLANDPRCANFVLTMAAGIATKGMSDSNNVDYCWRQ, from the coding sequence ATGATCGTGGTCGCGGTCATCGCGATCCTGGCGATCATCGCGATTCCCCAGTACGTCGAGCATGTCCGCAAGGGCAAGCGCGCGGAGGCGATGCAGGCGATCGGCGACATGCAACTGCGCGAAGAACGCTGGCGCGCCGACAACCCGACGTATGGCACCCTGGACCAGTTGACCGGCAATGCCGCGAACAGCACCGCGTACAACGCGTCGCTGAAGTACTACACGGTCAGTACGACCATCGTCGCGGCAACCGCCCCGACGACTTACGTCCTGACGGCGACCCGCAAGGGCGACCTTGCCAATGACCCCCGCTGCGCCAATTTCGTCCTCACGATGGCAGCGGGCATCGCGACCAAGGGCATGAGCGACAGCAACAACGTGGATTACTGCTGGCGCCAGTAA
- a CDS encoding prepilin-type N-terminal cleavage/methylation domain-containing protein, which yields MLIRRALPSPRNARGFTLVEMMVAIVLGLLVVSAVLAFIFSLIRANSETVLSTRLNQELRATMSLVANDLRRARGLADPIAAVNQGGTVTNPFSNVDVSTAGCARYSYAEDIAGGTTNFRAIRLNAGKVVLVRQATAAAATCAAAGTVLNTNGIEITSLTFTNPGGNARRIDILMTGRLRNPPAYMGATPSMAITTKTIRQTISIRSNGT from the coding sequence ATGCTGATCCGTCGCGCGCTTCCGTCGCCGCGCAACGCACGCGGCTTCACCCTGGTCGAGATGATGGTCGCCATCGTGCTCGGCCTGCTGGTGGTGTCCGCGGTGCTCGCCTTCATCTTCAGCCTGATCCGCGCCAACAGCGAAACCGTGCTGTCCACGCGCCTCAACCAGGAACTGCGCGCCACGATGTCGCTGGTCGCCAACGACCTGCGCCGCGCGCGCGGCCTGGCCGATCCGATCGCCGCGGTGAACCAGGGCGGCACGGTCACCAATCCCTTCTCCAACGTCGATGTCTCGACGGCGGGTTGCGCGCGCTACTCGTATGCCGAAGACATCGCCGGCGGCACCACCAATTTCCGCGCGATCCGGTTGAACGCGGGCAAGGTCGTGCTGGTGCGCCAGGCCACCGCCGCCGCCGCCACGTGCGCCGCCGCGGGCACGGTGCTCAACACCAACGGCATCGAGATCACCAGCCTCACCTTCACCAACCCGGGCGGCAACGCGCGGCGCATCGACATCCTGATGACGGGCCGCCTGCGCAACCCGCCGGCCTACATGGGTGCCACGCCGTCGATGGCCATCACCACCAAGACGATCCGCCAGACCATTTCCATCCGGTCCAACGGGACCTGA
- a CDS encoding PilX N-terminal domain-containing pilus assembly protein, protein MTRNRNFTPQRHARGNALLVAVILLLLASVITLLTLNVGLFEQRSSGNDARAKIISEVAEAGVSQGAEYFRLKPTSLLATSGNWARCIDLADKTQFPCGSIPDAGRRDTMYYWVNGSTPGDVNGDGISNDLLDQRMLPLGSVLTGGSAPARITTVGNFNNVAYGVGVVLCRIALPTAPGDPTRCTTVASEQSSTYVYNFVSIAGLGQTETEGTRTTVSQMLGQYQIFQPNMNMPPVIASGSVDVTGGLQLVTNPNGGGPGVPVSVWTRKDITKTGTPNTCYADEFYRYGAKNNAPPTLDTSGVVLCDTCGCNGDVSLSYDKSGNQQDEGMDILDVDGSTGTNGKGVNADVVASEFPCDLFGYVFGVNARMDTNGDFFCETLVPAVQYTSPTTMATVNLDADEAFLYKNATYILPRDGTAQSLMDPSQTWGGGYPSSSLSGIVWCQTNCNIGSNTQVGTPAKPVVLVIDGNARIQGRVFGLVFMRTPAATPAKHPLNGAHDHTADKLDPATGGTATLDMNAGATVYGAVVVQGKIDKANGTAAIIYSGDVFKNFAGSIPPKTSNLPGAWTDRLTY, encoded by the coding sequence ATGACCCGCAATCGCAACTTCACCCCGCAACGCCACGCGCGCGGCAACGCGCTGCTCGTCGCGGTCATCCTGTTGCTGCTGGCCAGCGTGATCACGCTGCTCACGCTCAACGTCGGCCTGTTCGAGCAACGCTCGTCGGGCAACGACGCGCGCGCCAAGATCATTTCCGAAGTGGCCGAGGCCGGCGTCTCGCAGGGCGCGGAATACTTCCGCCTCAAGCCGACGTCGCTGCTCGCCACGTCCGGCAACTGGGCGCGCTGCATCGACCTGGCGGACAAGACGCAGTTCCCGTGCGGCTCCATCCCGGACGCCGGCCGACGCGACACGATGTACTACTGGGTCAACGGCAGCACGCCGGGCGACGTCAACGGCGACGGCATCAGCAACGACCTGCTCGACCAGCGCATGTTGCCGCTCGGCAGCGTGCTGACCGGCGGCAGCGCCCCGGCGCGCATCACCACCGTCGGCAACTTCAACAACGTGGCCTACGGCGTCGGCGTCGTGCTGTGCCGCATCGCGCTGCCGACCGCCCCGGGCGATCCGACGCGTTGCACCACCGTTGCGTCGGAGCAGAGCAGCACCTACGTCTACAACTTCGTCAGCATCGCGGGCCTGGGCCAGACGGAGACCGAAGGCACGCGCACCACCGTGTCGCAGATGCTGGGCCAGTACCAGATCTTCCAGCCGAACATGAACATGCCGCCGGTCATCGCGTCCGGCAGCGTGGACGTCACCGGCGGCCTGCAACTCGTCACCAATCCCAACGGCGGCGGCCCCGGCGTGCCGGTGTCGGTGTGGACGCGCAAGGACATCACCAAGACCGGTACGCCCAACACCTGCTACGCCGACGAGTTCTACCGCTACGGCGCCAAGAACAACGCGCCGCCCACGCTCGACACGAGCGGCGTGGTGCTGTGCGACACCTGCGGCTGCAACGGCGACGTCAGCCTGTCCTACGACAAGTCCGGCAACCAGCAGGACGAGGGCATGGACATCCTCGACGTCGACGGCAGCACCGGCACCAACGGCAAGGGCGTCAACGCGGACGTCGTGGCATCCGAATTCCCGTGCGACCTGTTCGGCTACGTCTTCGGCGTCAACGCACGCATGGACACCAACGGCGACTTCTTCTGCGAAACGCTGGTCCCGGCGGTGCAGTACACCTCGCCGACCACGATGGCCACGGTGAACCTGGATGCCGACGAAGCGTTCCTCTACAAGAACGCCACGTACATCCTGCCGCGCGACGGCACGGCGCAGAGCCTGATGGATCCGAGCCAGACGTGGGGCGGCGGCTATCCGTCCTCCTCGCTGTCCGGCATCGTCTGGTGCCAGACCAACTGCAACATCGGCTCCAACACGCAGGTCGGCACGCCGGCCAAGCCGGTCGTGCTGGTGATCGACGGCAACGCGCGCATCCAGGGCCGCGTGTTCGGCCTGGTGTTCATGCGCACGCCGGCCGCCACGCCGGCCAAGCATCCGCTCAACGGCGCGCACGACCACACCGCGGACAAGCTCGATCCCGCCACCGGCGGCACGGCCACGCTCGACATGAACGCCGGCGCCACCGTGTACGGCGCGGTCGTCGTGCAGGGCAAGATCGACAAGGCCAACGGCACCGCCGCGATCATCTACAGCGGCGACGTGTTCAAGAATTTCGCCGGCAGCATTCCGCCCAAGACTTCCAACCTCCCCGGCGCGTGGACCGACCGGTTGACCTACTGA
- the ppnN gene encoding nucleotide 5'-monophosphate nucleosidase PpnN, whose protein sequence is MNPHDHTDAGQPAVHNDTLLPTVNARIYPRGGLDVLSRAEVARLRDASSGGMHDLLRRCALAVLTSGSASDDPRAAQELYPDFDIQVLQQDRGVRIDLHHAPAMAFVDGEIIRGVAELLFAVVRDLAYTAIELHEDRDLESGPGITDAVFGLLRNARVLHPTDPNLVVCWGGHSIGRDEYVYTKQVGYELGLRGLDICTGCGPGAMKGPMKGATIAHAKQRRRKTRYIGITEPGIIAAESPNPIVNHLVIMPDIEKRLEAFVRMGHGIIVFPGGVGTAEEILYLLGILLREENADLPFPLILTGPTASAPYFEQIDHFLRLTLGDAATSRYEIIVGDPAKVAKRMSAGVRKVREYRIAHKDSFYFNWSMTVPLEFQKPFVPTHEAMAALDLHHGRKPHELAADLRRAFSGIVAGNVKEDGLRRIEERGPFEIHGDADMMQALDALLRAFVEQRRMKIAGEYRPCYRVLS, encoded by the coding sequence ATGAATCCACACGACCACACCGACGCCGGACAGCCGGCCGTCCACAACGACACCCTCCTGCCCACGGTCAACGCGCGCATCTATCCGCGCGGCGGCCTCGACGTGTTGTCGCGCGCCGAAGTCGCGCGCCTGCGCGACGCTTCCTCCGGCGGCATGCACGACCTGCTGCGTCGCTGCGCGCTCGCCGTGCTCACCAGCGGCAGCGCGTCGGACGATCCGCGCGCGGCGCAGGAGCTCTATCCCGATTTCGACATCCAGGTGCTGCAGCAGGATCGCGGCGTGCGCATCGACCTGCACCACGCACCGGCGATGGCGTTCGTCGACGGCGAGATCATCCGCGGCGTCGCGGAGCTGCTGTTCGCCGTCGTGCGCGACCTGGCCTACACCGCGATCGAACTGCACGAAGACCGCGACCTCGAAAGCGGCCCCGGCATCACCGACGCCGTGTTCGGCCTGTTGCGCAACGCGCGCGTGCTGCATCCGACGGATCCCAACCTCGTCGTCTGCTGGGGCGGCCATTCGATCGGCCGCGACGAATACGTCTACACCAAGCAGGTCGGTTACGAACTCGGCCTGCGCGGCCTGGACATCTGCACGGGCTGCGGCCCGGGTGCGATGAAGGGCCCGATGAAGGGCGCGACGATCGCGCACGCCAAGCAGCGCCGTCGCAAGACGCGTTACATCGGCATCACCGAGCCGGGCATCATCGCGGCCGAATCGCCGAACCCGATCGTCAACCACCTCGTGATCATGCCGGACATCGAGAAGCGCCTCGAAGCGTTCGTGCGCATGGGCCACGGCATCATCGTGTTCCCCGGCGGCGTGGGCACGGCGGAAGAAATCCTGTACCTGCTCGGCATCCTGCTGCGCGAGGAGAACGCGGACCTGCCGTTCCCGCTGATCCTCACCGGCCCGACCGCATCGGCGCCGTACTTCGAACAGATCGACCACTTCCTGCGCCTTACCCTGGGTGATGCGGCCACGTCGCGCTACGAGATTATCGTGGGCGATCCGGCGAAGGTGGCCAAGCGGATGTCGGCGGGCGTGCGCAAGGTGCGCGAGTACCGCATCGCGCACAAGGATTCGTTCTACTTCAACTGGTCGATGACGGTGCCGCTGGAATTCCAGAAGCCGTTCGTGCCGACGCACGAAGCGATGGCCGCGCTCGACCTGCACCACGGGCGCAAGCCGCACGAACTCGCCGCGGATTTGCGCCGCGCGTTCTCCGGCATCGTCGCCGGCAACGTCAAGGAAGACGGGTTGCGCCGCATCGAGGAGCGCGGGCCGTTCGAGATCCACGGCGACGCCGACATGATGCAGGCGCTCGATGCGTTGCTCCGGGCGTTCGTCGAACAGCGCCGCATGAAGATCGCCGGCGAATACCGGCCGTGCTATCGCGTGCTGTCGTGA